AGGCGGTCAGGTGATCCACCAGTTGCCTGGCGAGCACGGGAAGCCCGCGCAGGCCGGTGACGAGGCGCACGGAATCCTTTCCGAAAATGACGCTGTCCAGTTCGGCTGCCCAGACTCGCAGTGTCATGGTCTCGATGTTGATGACCTGCTTTTCCGTCTTCACGCGGTCGTTGAACGTATTGCCCACGTCCATGCGGGCCGACTGGTAATTGCCCTGCATCTCGACCCAGACGACGCGCGAGGTGAAGTCGAAGCGCTGCCAGAGCACGTGACCGGCTCGTACGCAATACGAACCCAGGGTCAGCATCGCCAATCCGAACGTCAGCAGCGAGAACAGGCGCGGCTCCAGCGTGGCCGGATCGAAACGTACGCCGAAGACGAGGATCCAGGCCGTGGCGAGGGCGGTGAAGCTCAGTCCGGCGACGTCGAGCCAGGCTATCCAGCGGAAGCGCGGAAGACGGAATGCGCTGGCGACGTCGAGCCTGCGCTGCTCCGCGGCCGGGAGAGGCTGGGTTTCTTCCACCAGTTCGGCCTGGAACGTGCCCACGCCGCCGCCCACCAGCGGAAGGATGCGGGCATAACGTCGGTTGGGTATGCGTTCCACCCAGTCGTCCTGCAGCGTACGGTCGAGTTCATCCATCAGTTGCTTGGGATGGCAATTCATCGACAGGCTGGTCTGCTCCCGCGCCATGTTGGTGGCGGGCGGCCCGCTCATCTGGTTCATCAGGGCGAGGAAGTACATGCCGACGCTCGCGAGCGCCGCCAGGAGCAGGAAAAGCGTTTGCGTTTCCAGCGAAAGCCATCCGATGTCGGGAAGCGCGTGCGAGACCATCGGCAAGAGCACCGGGCCGAAGATGGCCATGAGCACCAGCACGATGAGACCGCGTAGCCCGACATCGGCCTTCGCCGCCGCACCGGCTTCGAGCGGGCGCAGCAGCAGCGCGACGCTGAAGCCGAAATAGAACAGGCCGATCCATGCCGACGCCTGTCGGTCGGACAAGCCGAGCCATGCAATCAGGAAGGAAACGAGCGTCACCACGATGACGATGCCGGTCTGGAACTGCCGTTGCGCGATGTGCTGGACGGGACGCGGCGCGAAGATCAGTTCGCGGATCCACGCATACAGCAATCCGTTGAGCGGGCCGCCGGGTTCGGGGTAGGTCAGTGCGTTCTGCCGTAGCGTCTCCTTGATCTCGTCCGAGTGCGTGGTCTTGCCCACGGCATCCGGGGCAAGCTCCGGCGCGAGTCCCGCGGGCAAGCCGCGTCCGAAGAAAAAGCGGAGTTGCAGGAACAGGCGTCGACCTTTCCTCAGTCCCGTGACGAGCAGCCCCAGGCCGATCAGCAGCGGCAGCATGCTTTGCATGCCGTGTCCATGCGACATGCTTCCCCGGCTGACGATGAGAAGCGTGAGGCCTCCCAGTGTCAGTAACGCGCTCGTGCCGGCGAGGAACCAGTTTTCCACGTAAAGCGGATTGGGAAAATCCATCCGCTGGCTATCGGCGTTGTATTCGTACGACATGGATCGACGTTCCTTCGAATGGAATATTCCGGGGCGCGCAAACGCGATGCCGCGATGATGCTCGCGTATGAATGCCTTGCACGCTTCCCCTGAGATTTGTAAGCATAGACGTACGTCGTGGCGATGTCATGGCGTGACGGGAGCGCAACGCATCAGGAATGACCAGGGGAATCGGATACGCATTTTCGGAAGCGACCTGCGTGCAGGCGTCGTTCATACGGCGTTCCCGCAGGCTTTCAACAGCGTGTCGCGAATTTGTCGCGCGTCATTATGTCGTCGCGAAAAGACACGTCGCGCGATGGATTCGGCATGCCGGTCGCGCGTCGTCCATCGAAGGAGAATAAAGCCATGAAGTGCATGCAATGCGGGCAGGCGCACGAAGGGGGTACCCGGTTCTGTCGAGCCTGTGGAACGCGCATCGAGGCGGTCGACGAGCCGGTGGCTTGCGCCGGATGCGGATCGGCGCTGGCGCCGGGAGCGCGATTCTGCAAACAGTGCGGAACACCGTCCGTACCGGCGACCGCCGCGAAAGCTTCGCCGGATGCCGGACTCGTCGAGCCCGAATCCACCGCGCGATCCGCTGTCGTGGGAGATCGGCTTGACGACGCGCCGCATACCTTCGAACCGACGGTCGTCGACGAATCCGGCGCCGCCGCTCCCGGACCGATCGAGAGCCGTCCCCGCATGCGCGGGCCGCTTATCGCCGCGGCGGTCATCGGCGCGGTCGTCATCGCCGGTGGCGCCGTCACCTGGATGTTCCTGCGCGGCGACGCCGCGCAGCCGTCCGTTGCCGCTCCCGTCGCGTCTGCGCCCGTCCGTGTCGACACGCCGGCCGCGCCTGCCGCCGCGCCCATGGCCGCGCCCGTCGTCGAGGCACCGAAGCCCCCGGAAGACGCGCGTCAGCCCGAACAGCCTGCGCCGTCGGTGGCGGACGCTCCGCACCAGGAGGCGGCGGAGGTGGCCGAGGTGGACGCCAAGGCCCCCGAGGCCGATCACACGCGTCGCGTCGGGCGTACCCGTGCGCGCCCTGTCGCCGGGGACGACGGAACGCCGGTGAAGGAGGCTCCCATGAGTCCCATGAGGGACGTCGCCTTGAACCTCGTGCGCGAGGGCGAGCGTGCGTATTCCCGGCAGGATTATTCCACCGCCATCGCCAACGCACGGGCCGCGCTGGGCGTGAGCCCAAGGTTCGACCGCGCCAGGAAATTGCTTGATGAGTCCCAGCGGGCGCAACAGCAAGCCATGAACAGCATTTCCATCCAGTAAAGGAAGACGTCGCCTTGAACGCCATTCATCGTTCCATCCGCCTCTGTGGCGCGCTTACCGTCAGCGCCGTGCTCGGTGTCGTCGCGGGATGCGCGCAGGTGCCGCCATCATCCGGCAACGCCCGTCCGGGGCAGCCGGTCGCGCGACAGCCGGCGTCGTCCGGCTGCGACACGGGCACCGCCGCCGTCGTCGGCGCCCTCGCCGGGGCCTTCTTCGGCAAGGGCAAAGGGCACCTTGTCGGTGCCGCCGTCGGTGCCGGCGTGGGCGCGATCGCCTGTACCGCTTACAACTATCACGCCCGGCAGGTTCGCGATCACGCCGCCGTGGAAGCGGACTACCGGCGCGAGCGCGGTTCGCTTCCCGAGATGAACACGGTGTCGTCGTATCGCAGCAGCTTACAGCCGTCGGAGACGGTACGCGCAGGTAGTCCGGTCGCCCTGGAATCCAACATCGTCGTGGTCAACGGCACCCATGACCAGGCACCGAAGCTGGCCGAAACGTTGACCTTGTATTCGCCCGACGGAAAGCCGTTGTCCACGGTGACGAAACAGGCGACCGACATCGGCGGCACGGGCGAATACCAGACCAACTTCAGTTTCAACCTGCCCAAGGGCATCCAGGGCGGGCGCTATACGGTGCGTTCGTCGTTGTCGATGAACGACAAGGTGGTAAAGACCAACGACATGCCCATGCTGGTGGTGGGCTGATGAACACCACGGACGGATCCGTCCACACCCCTCGCATCGGTCTGTTGGTCCGCTGTTACGAAGGCCTTCGCAACGGGCGCGCATTCACGATGCTGGCCATCGGTATCGTCGCGGCGGGAGCGCTCATGGCGCTGGCCGGTTCACTGACGATGCGGGTCGGCCTCCTTGCGGGTGTCCTGCCGATGATCGTTGCCGTGGCGGTGTGCCTGGCGGGCATCAACGGCGCGGGGCTGCTTCTCCTCGACCAGGCGGACGGTGCGCCGTCGCGCAGCTTCGGGGCGGCGCTCTTCGGCGGCCTGCACAGCACATGGACCGCGCTGCTGGCATTCCTGCTGCTAGGCCTCGGACTGTGCGGCGTACTCCTGCTGATGTACCTGCTTTCGCTCCTGGCACGGATTCCCGGCGTCGGTCCGCTGTTCGCGTTTGTCCTCACCGGCCCCGGCGCCATCGTGCTGGCGTTCTGCTACGGGATGCTCGCGCTGGGCATTCCGCTGGTGCTCGTCGCGGTGTGGCGCGGTGCCGGCGTGTTTGCCGCGCTCGGCCGCGCGGTGGACATCGTGGTGAAGCGTCCTCTGGATACCCTTCTGCACTTCGTGCTTCTGGCGCTTCTCATCGCGCCGGTGGCGGCGTTCGTCGGTTGCCTGCTTGGCCTCACCTCCACGCTGAGCGTGACGATGTTCGGTGGTGGCGGCTCGTTGTTCATGCCACGCCAGCGTATCTACGGAGGATTCGGCGGAAGTCCCCTCGACGGTGCGTTCGACCAGTTCCAGTCGGCCGGTGCCGCGGGAGCCTCGGTGGGGATGATCATGCTGGTGGTGGTGGCGCTCTTCGTGCTGGTGGGCTTGCTCGGTTACATCATGATCCACGACTCGCTGGCGACCGGGCTGGAGGGCACCTCGGAAGATCGCCTGCAAGCCGGGATGTCCACGGTCCGGCGCGCGCTGGAGACGCATCGCCCCCAGGCCACGACGAAAGGACCGGCGTCCCCCGTCGATCCGGTTCGCGATTGCGCGGGATGCGGTGCCCGCATGACGGAAGGCGATCGCTTTTGCGGAGAATGCGGACAGGCCGGCTGACGCCGGCGGCACGCGCGGGGCTCAACGCGTTGCGCGTGTCCGCGCCGCATCCATCGCCCGGCACAGCGCCTCGACGCTGGGCAGTATCGACGGTGACGGCGAGGCCAGGGTGGGGGCGTCCACCACGAATACGTTGCCGTGCTTGACCGCGGGAAGGAACGTGCTTCGCTTCCAGCCGTCCAGCGAGTCGCCGTCGTTGCCGCCCGTGACGATGACCTCGGGCGCGCGGGCGAGTACCGCTTCGCGCGTGACCGTGGGCGCGGCCTGGTTCAGGTCGGCGAAGAGGTTGTCGCCGCCGCACAGGTCGAGGGCATCGTCGATGATCTGCGCGTGGCCGACGGTCATCAGCGGGCGGTCCCAGATCTGGTAGAACACCTTCAGTCGCTTCTTGCCCGCATAGGTGGCGCGCAGCGCCGCCAGCGAGGCCTCGAAGGCGGCGGCGTGCTTCGCGGCGACGTCGTCGGTGCCGGCCAGCACGCCGAAACGTCGCGTCGCGGGCGCGATGTCTGCCAGGCGGGTGGTTTCCGCATAAAAGATCGGCATGCCGAGGCGAGACAGTTTCTCCACCTGCGCCGCGGGCGTGCCGCTCTTCCAGACGAGAACGATGTCGGGCTTGAGCGCGACGATGCGCTCGAGGTCGATCGTCGTGGCATCGCTCACCACGGGGATGCGCCTGGCCGCTTCCGGGTGCTCGCTGTATCGCGACGTGCCGACGACGTAGGCCCCCGCGCCGGCCGCGAAGAGCGCGTCGGTGATGTTCGGCGCGAGGCTGACGATGCGGTGTGCCGGCGCCGGTAGCGTCACGGTGCGGCCGGCATCGTCGGTGACGCTGACGGTGGCTCGCGCCGATGCGCTGATCGCGAGCAGGGCGATAAGGAGTGGTCGGATCATGGGTGGGTATCCGTGAGGCGGCCCGCGCGGAAGAACCGCTCGCCGCCGAGTTCGATGCCCTGGATGGGATGGTGGAACGCCGCGCTCAGGTGTTCGCTGGTGATCACTTCGTCGGCAGGGCCGGCCAGGGCATGACCGCGGCCATCGAGGAGGATGGCATGCGTGGCGTGCTGCGCGGCCAGGTTGATGTCGTGCACGGTGTAGATCACGGAACGCCCTTCGTGCGTCGCCGCCCGTATCAACTCATGGAGCGTCTTCATCTGGTGGTGCAGGTCGAGCGACGAGAGCGGTTCGTCGAGCAGCATCACGTCGACCTCTTGGGTGAACAGCGCGGCGATGTTCACGCGCTGGCGTTCGCCGCCGGAGAGCGTGGTGATGTCGCGTTCGGCGAGTTCGTCCAGTTCGAAGGTGGCCAGCGCACGGCGCACCGGCGTGTCGTCTTCATCGCCCCAGGCCCAGAAAGGCAGGCGAGGATGTCGCGCGGAGGCCACCGCGTCCATCACCGTGAGGCTGAAGGCGTCCACGATCGACTGGGGCAGGAAACCGCGTCGGCGGGCCAGTTCCATCGGCGTGTAATCGCCGACCTCGCGGCCATCGAGGCGCACGGTGCCGCCGTCGGGATCGCGAAGGCCGGCCAGCGTGCGCAACAGGGTCGACTTGCCCGCGCCGTTGGGGCCGAGCACGCAGTACACCTGGCCGGGTTCGATGCGCAGGTCGAGCGAAGCCACCAGCGTGCGGCTGCGCACGGTGAGCCTGAGCGATTCGGTCGCGAGTCGACCGTTCATCGCCTGCGCACCAGCAGGAAAAGGAAGGTCGGTACGCCGATCACCGCCATCACCGCACCGACCGGCAACTGGATGGGGTCGGCCACCACGCGTGAGATCGTGTCGGCCACCACCACGAGGATGCCGCCGCCGATGGCGCTGGCCGGCACCAGCACGCGCTGGTCGTTGCCCACCAGTCGGCGCAACGCATGCGGCACCACCAGGCCGACGAAACCCACGGTACCGGCGGTGGTGACGGCGACGGCGGTGGCGATGGAGGCGAAGGCGAAGATGGCCGACTTCACCACGTTGGGTCGCACGCCCAGCGCGCTGGCCGATTCCTCGCCGCGGGCGAGCAGGTTGAGCTGGCGGCCCAGCGGCACGATCGCCAGCAGGCAGGCGAGGAGACAGGCGACCGGCAGGAGCCAGTACGCCACGCCGCTGAGGTCGCCCATCATCCAGAACAGCATGCCGCGCAGGTTACGGTCGGGAGCCAGCACCAGCATCATGCTGACGATGGCGCCGAAGCCGGCGGCGAGCATCACGCCGATGAGGATGAGGTCGGTGGCGTCGTCGCGGTGCGTGGCGCGCTGGCGCGACAGCAGGTCGCGATGGGCCAGCACGAATACCGCCAGGCAGGCGAACAACGCGCCCGTCGCCGCGCCCGCGGCGACCAGCATGGCCCCCGCACCGGCCAGCATGGCGCCGAGCGCCCCGACCGCGGCACCGCCCGAAAGGCCCAGCGTGTAGGGGTCCGCCAGCGGATTACGGACCAGCACCTGCATGAGGCAACCGGACATCGCCAGCAACCCGCCCACGCCGAAGGCCGCCACGGCACGGGGCACGCGCAATTCCCAGACGATGGCGTGCATCGGCGTGTCGCCGCTCGTGGTCAGCGCCGTCCAGGCGTCGGCGAATCGCGTGTCGACGCCGCCCAGGAGGATCGAGGCCAGCAACACCGCCGCGGCGACCACGCCCATGGCGCCCCACAGACGCACGGCCGCACCGAAAGTGGCGAAGCGAGGCGCTTGGCGGGTGATGGGGCGGCGTGGCACGTCGTCGATGGGCCTTGTCCTGGGCCCGTCAGGATAATGGAACCGCGCGATCAGGACAGCGAGCCCGCATCGCGCCGGCGCAGGTCGGTGCCTGCGCCGAGATGCTCGGTGGAAACGAAAGGTACGAAGAAAAGGCGTCAGCGACCCGGCGATAATCGTCCGAGTTTTCCGGATTCATATCGCGCGAGCGTTCGTCGAACCTCGTTCTCGGTCGACATCACCATCGGCCCATGCTTGACGAACGGCTCGCGGATCGGCTTGCCCGCCATCACGACGAAATGCGTGGCGTCGTCCGATTCGAGGACGATCTCCACCGCCGCGCCGGCGGCGACGGTGGTCGCGGTACCCGCCGGCAGCCCGCGTCGTTCAGCATCGCACTGGATCGTCATGCTTCCGGAGACCACGTAGATCCAGGCCTGCCGCTCTTCGGCGAGCATGTAGGCGTAGCGGCCATCCGCAGGCAGCGAGCCGTCGAGCATGGTCATGTCTTCGGGCGTCTCCGCGTTTCCCTTCGTGTCGCCGACGCGCCCCAGGAGCACGCGTACCCGGTGTTGGCCGCTCTCGATCACCGGCACGTCGTTCGTGCGCACGTGAAACGCGCGAGCGGGCAACTGCTTCAGCCGGGCGGGCAGGTTCACGAAAATCTGCAGCGCGTGCGTGCGTGCGCCCTCCTCGGGCTTTTCCTCGTGTGCCGCGCCGCTGGCCGCGGCGAGCCAATACACGTCGCCCGCCTCCAGGGCGAGATTCGCGCCCAGCGTATCGCGGTTGAGGAACGTGCCGACGGAGTCTTCGAACATCACCGTCACCGCCGATATGCCCGCATGGAAGTGCGGATCGAACGTCGGGCCCATCATCACGAAATGATCCACCATCAACAGGGGATCCATGGCACCGTCGAACATGTCCTCGGAAAAGTGGAGTGCGGTGAATCCGCTGCCGATCGACTGCGGAACGCCGGCGATTACCCGCCCGAGCCGGTGATCGCCCGTGGCACCGCCTTCCCACGCCATGGATTCGCTCATTGCCTGGCATCCTTGGATAGCCCTTCGGTTGGCGGGCAATCTACGAAGGGGCGCGGGCATTGATAAGCTCGCGGGACCGGACGGAGCGTCCAGTCCGTTGGACGATCGCCGAGTTGGCCTACATCAGCACGATCTTGGGCAGTTCTTCGGAAAGATGATCGAGGAAGGCCCGCACCGAAGGCAGCAGGCCCTGCCGGCAGGGAAAAACGGCCGAAATGGTGGCATCCCCCGCCACCCAGTCGGGGAGCACGCGCCGAAGCTCGCCGGACTGCACCGCGTGCCGACAGATGTAGCCGGGCAGGGCGACGATGCCCAGGCCCCTGATCGCCGCCCTTTGCAGGCTCACCATGTCGTCGCTCAGCAGGCGGGGCGTCGACGGGATCACCGTTTCGTTTCTCGCATGGCGGATGTGGCGAAGGTGCCAGGCGGGCGAAACGCCCGTACGCATCATGAAAAGGGAACGATGCTTGTGGAGGTCGTCCGGCGATTCGGGCTCGCCGTTCGCCGCGAGATAGGCCGCACCGGCGAAGAGATACCACGGTGCCGGCGCGAGCGTACGCTGGACGAGGTTGGAATCGGGCAACGGGCCCGTGTGCGCGCGGATGGCCAGGTCGTAGTTCTCGCCCACGATGTCCACGGCGCGGTCCGCGGCATTCGCCACCACGTTCACCTTCGGATACTTCACGAGGAAATCGGCGATCGCGTCGGACAGCGCGAACTGCATCGTGGCGAGGCTGGCGCTGCACTTGAGCGTGCCGCTGGGTTCGGCCATGCGCTGGAGGATCGCCGCTTCGGCCAGCTTGGCTTCCTGCAGCATGGCTGCCGCGTGCCGGTAGAAGTCCTTGCCCGCATCGGTCACGCCGAAATGCCGCGAGCTGCGATGGAGCAGGCGCGTGCCCAGGTGATTCTCGAGTTCCTGCATCCGGTAGCTGATGGTGGACTTGGGCATGTTCAGTTCCTTGCCCGCCGCGGTGAAGCCCCCGCGGTCGACCACGTGCACGAACAGGAGCAGGTCGTTCAAATCCATCATGCGGCCAATCCATCGTCCAAGCGACTGGACGCTCGAGACGGATTCTGGAGACTTCCGGCCGGATGATCCAGTGGGTCGTTTTCGTTCGTCACTTCGACGAGCGGCCAGCCCGATGGACGATGCGGCATTCACGAATGGATCGTCCAAGGCCTTTTGACGTGACTCCTTGCCGATCGCCTCGGCGGGGCCATGCGTGGCTCCCGCGCCCTGGCGCGCGCATCCAAACCACGCTGCTGGAGTACCTCATCGTGCCTAATGCAAATCATCGGTCATGGGGGCGTTCGGACCCCGGTGGCATGGGCGGCGCTCGCCGCGGAACTCGAGCAGCGGCGGTCGATGCGGGAGAGCAAGGGGCGAGGCGGCCGCCAGTGAGACGTTGAAGCTAAATAATGATCTATAAGAGGCTTCAGTGACTCGAGTGTGCAGAGGAGACTATGCCCTACCGGGGGGCCGAATCGGCGGACTCCCATCCAGAGGATCACTGTCATGTTGGACTGGCTCGACTACCGTAAAAAGCTGACCAAGCGCATCGGCGAACTGGGCGCCCTCAGCCCCGACACCCTCAAGGGTTACCAGACGCTGTCCGGCGCCGGTGCCAAGGCGGACCTGCTCGGCCCCAAGGTGCGCGAACTCATTGCGCTGGCCGTTTCGGTGACCACCCGTTGCGACGGTTGTATCACGGTGCATTCCGCCGAAGCGTTGAAGCACGGCGCGACCAAGGAAGAAATCGCCGAAGCGTTGGGCGTGGCCGTGGCGTTGAACGCCGGAGCGACCATGGTTTACTCGGCACGCGTCATGGACGCAGTGCAGGCACACGGCGAGAAGTGAGAACCTCATGAAACATGCATTCGACAGGGCGCTCGGCGCCCTCGCAAAAACGGATCGCGTGGGTATCACGCTCATGCGCCTGGCGATCGCCATCGTGTTCATGTGGATCGGCACGCTGAAGTTCGTTCCCTACGAGGCGGACAGCATCACGCCGTTCGTGGCCAACAGTCCCGTGATGTCGTTCTTCTACGAGCATCCGACGGAGTACAAGGCGCACCTCACCCATGAGGGCGAGCTCGATCCGGTGAAGCGCGAGTGGCAGACGGCGAACAATACGTACGGTTTCTCCACCGGGTTGGGCGTGGTCGAGTGGGCCATCGCATTGCTCGTGCTGGCTTACCCGGTGTCGAAGCGGCTTGGTCTGCTCGGTGCGTTCCTTTCGTTCGTGACGACGTTGGTCACGCTATCGTTCCTGGTGACGACACCCGAAGCATGGGTGGGAGCGCTCGGCGACGCCCAGCACGGCTTTCCCTATCTCTCGGGCGCAGGCCGCCTGGTGCTCAAGGACACGATGATGCTGGCGGGCGCATGGATCATCGGCGTGGATGCCGCCAGGGGCGTCCTGGCCGAAAGGAAGGAAAAGGCGGCCATCGCCGTGAACGGCGCGCGCGTGGCGCTGCGCTGAACGGATGCGAAAAGGCCCCGGCTTTGTGAGCCGGGGCCTTCGTTTTGCCGGGGAATCAGTTCAGCGGTCTGACCCAGATGTTGCGGAAGCTGATGGGCTGCGAATGGTCGCCGTGGGCCTGAAGCTTGATCGGCGCCTCGGCATAGGGCTTGTACTTCGGCTTGCCGATGTAGAAGGTTTCACCCGTGAGTTCGGTGTGGTTCTGCACCAGCACGCCATTGTGGAACAGCGTGACGTAGGCCGGCGACTTGACCGTGCCGTCGGCGGCGAATACCGGCGCCGTCCAGACGATGTCGTAGGTCTGCCATTCGCCCGGCGGACGCATCGCGTTGACCAGCGGCGCGGCCTGCTTGTAGACGCTGCCCGCCTGCCCGTTGACGTAGGTGGGGTTCTTCCACGAGTCCATGATCTGGACCTCGTAGCCTTCGTCGCCGGGACCGGTCGACGCGAGAAACACGCCGCTGTTGCCGCGGCCCTGGCCTTCGCCGGTGATGTCCTTGGGCACCTGCCATTCCAGGTGGAGCTGGTAGTTCTTGAACTTCTGCTTCGTCTGGATGTTGCCCGAGGTCTTGTCGACCGTCAGCACGCCGTCGTGCACCTTCCAGTGCGCGGGCGAATGATCCTTCGATGCTTCCCATGCGGCGATGTCGTGGCCATCGAACAGCACGACGGCATCGGAGGGCGGCGCGCCGGCGGTCTTGCCGGGCGACACGACCTTGGGCACCGGCTCCCATTGCTCGGTGGCCTTGGGATCGTCCTGCGCGGACGACGAACCGGCGGCGAGAACGAGGAGGAGCGCAGCGCTCGTGCGCAGGACATTCATACCGTGCATATCTTGAAGGCCTCGGCAAACGATTCGAAGGGGTCGGGTCCCGCGGGCATGAACTCATGCGCGATGTAACCCTGGTAATTCAGGTCGGCGATCGCCTTGGCGATGGCGTGGTAGTTGAGTTCCTGGGTGCCGTCGATCTCGTGCCGCCCCGGTACGCCGCCCGTGTGGAAGTGACCGATCCACTGGATGTTGTCGCGGATGGTGCGGATCACGTCGCCTTCCATGATCTGCATGTGGTAGATGTCGTAGAGCAGCTTGACGTTGGGTGAGCCGATGCCCTTCATCACTTCGGCACCGAACGTCGTGCTGTCGCCCTGGTAGCCGTGGTGGTCGACCTTGCTGTTGAGCAGTTCGACGCAGAGGGTGACGCCGTTCTCGGCGGCGAAAGGAGCGATCTTCGACAGTCCGGCCACGCAGTTGTCGAGGGCCTTGCGATCGTCGATGCCCGCCTTCCGGTTGCCGAACATGGTGATCACGTTCTTCACGCCCGCCTTCTTCGCGAGGGGAATCGTGGCCTCCAGTTCCTTCAGCAGCTGGGCGTGGTTGGCCGGGTCGTTGAAGCCCATCTCGATGAAGTTCTCGCGCTTGGCGGGATAACCCATCGTCACGGCCAGGCCGCTGTCGATCACCGTCGACCATTCGTCGACGTAGAGCAGGTCGACGCCGGCGAATCCCAGGGCCTTGAGGCGTTTGCACAGTTCGGGCAGCGGTGCCTTCGAGGTCCACCGGCTCAACGATTGCTTGAGTCGCCCGGGCCCCGGTTTGGCCGAAGCGGCCTTGCCGGACACGGTCTCGGCGGAGGCGAGCAACGGCGCGGCGCCGAACGCGGCGGCGGCGGTGGCGAGATGCCCGAGCGCCGCGCGGCGGCCGATGTCGGGGGAGTGGTCCGATGTGGTCATTCGAGTCCCAGGATGGT
This window of the Luteibacter aegosomatis genome carries:
- a CDS encoding cobalamin-binding protein yields the protein MIRPLLIALLAISASARATVSVTDDAGRTVTLPAPAHRIVSLAPNITDALFAAGAGAYVVGTSRYSEHPEAARRIPVVSDATTIDLERIVALKPDIVLVWKSGTPAAQVEKLSRLGMPIFYAETTRLADIAPATRRFGVLAGTDDVAAKHAAAFEASLAALRATYAGKKRLKVFYQIWDRPLMTVGHAQIIDDALDLCGGDNLFADLNQAAPTVTREAVLARAPEVIVTGGNDGDSLDGWKRSTFLPAVKHGNVFVVDAPTLASPSPSILPSVEALCRAMDAARTRATR
- a CDS encoding zinc ribbon domain-containing protein, producing MKCMQCGQAHEGGTRFCRACGTRIEAVDEPVACAGCGSALAPGARFCKQCGTPSVPATAAKASPDAGLVEPESTARSAVVGDRLDDAPHTFEPTVVDESGAAAPGPIESRPRMRGPLIAAAVIGAVVIAGGAVTWMFLRGDAAQPSVAAPVASAPVRVDTPAAPAAAPMAAPVVEAPKPPEDARQPEQPAPSVADAPHQEAAEVAEVDAKAPEADHTRRVGRTRARPVAGDDGTPVKEAPMSPMRDVALNLVREGERAYSRQDYSTAIANARAALGVSPRFDRARKLLDESQRAQQQAMNSISIQ
- a CDS encoding zinc ribbon domain-containing protein, producing the protein MSYEYNADSQRMDFPNPLYVENWFLAGTSALLTLGGLTLLIVSRGSMSHGHGMQSMLPLLIGLGLLVTGLRKGRRLFLQLRFFFGRGLPAGLAPELAPDAVGKTTHSDEIKETLRQNALTYPEPGGPLNGLLYAWIRELIFAPRPVQHIAQRQFQTGIVIVVTLVSFLIAWLGLSDRQASAWIGLFYFGFSVALLLRPLEAGAAAKADVGLRGLIVLVLMAIFGPVLLPMVSHALPDIGWLSLETQTLFLLLAALASVGMYFLALMNQMSGPPATNMAREQTSLSMNCHPKQLMDELDRTLQDDWVERIPNRRYARILPLVGGGVGTFQAELVEETQPLPAAEQRRLDVASAFRLPRFRWIAWLDVAGLSFTALATAWILVFGVRFDPATLEPRLFSLLTFGLAMLTLGSYCVRAGHVLWQRFDFTSRVVWVEMQGNYQSARMDVGNTFNDRVKTEKQVINIETMTLRVWAAELDSVIFGKDSVRLVTGLRGLPVLARQLVDHLTAFAQEQSVIVAPTSKTDLQKAALLGSLNHPVAPAAGSLAATVGPAHGPAIAALGCPSCATPVGMGDRFCGNCGSAVST
- a CDS encoding FecCD family ABC transporter permease, with translation MPRRPITRQAPRFATFGAAVRLWGAMGVVAAAVLLASILLGGVDTRFADAWTALTTSGDTPMHAIVWELRVPRAVAAFGVGGLLAMSGCLMQVLVRNPLADPYTLGLSGGAAVGALGAMLAGAGAMLVAAGAATGALFACLAVFVLAHRDLLSRQRATHRDDATDLILIGVMLAAGFGAIVSMMLVLAPDRNLRGMLFWMMGDLSGVAYWLLPVACLLACLLAIVPLGRQLNLLARGEESASALGVRPNVVKSAIFAFASIATAVAVTTAGTVGFVGLVVPHALRRLVGNDQRVLVPASAIGGGILVVVADTISRVVADPIQLPVGAVMAVIGVPTFLFLLVRRR
- a CDS encoding LysR substrate-binding domain-containing protein, translating into MMDLNDLLLFVHVVDRGGFTAAGKELNMPKSTISYRMQELENHLGTRLLHRSSRHFGVTDAGKDFYRHAAAMLQEAKLAEAAILQRMAEPSGTLKCSASLATMQFALSDAIADFLVKYPKVNVVANAADRAVDIVGENYDLAIRAHTGPLPDSNLVQRTLAPAPWYLFAGAAYLAANGEPESPDDLHKHRSLFMMRTGVSPAWHLRHIRHARNETVIPSTPRLLSDDMVSLQRAAIRGLGIVALPGYICRHAVQSGELRRVLPDWVAGDATISAVFPCRQGLLPSVRAFLDHLSEELPKIVLM
- a CDS encoding ABC transporter ATP-binding protein, which encodes MNGRLATESLRLTVRSRTLVASLDLRIEPGQVYCVLGPNGAGKSTLLRTLAGLRDPDGGTVRLDGREVGDYTPMELARRRGFLPQSIVDAFSLTVMDAVASARHPRLPFWAWGDEDDTPVRRALATFELDELAERDITTLSGGERQRVNIAALFTQEVDVMLLDEPLSSLDLHHQMKTLHELIRAATHEGRSVIYTVHDINLAAQHATHAILLDGRGHALAGPADEVITSEHLSAAFHHPIQGIELGGERFFRAGRLTDTHP
- the rclC gene encoding reactive chlorine resistance membrane protein RclC gives rise to the protein MKHAFDRALGALAKTDRVGITLMRLAIAIVFMWIGTLKFVPYEADSITPFVANSPVMSFFYEHPTEYKAHLTHEGELDPVKREWQTANNTYGFSTGLGVVEWAIALLVLAYPVSKRLGLLGAFLSFVTTLVTLSFLVTTPEAWVGALGDAQHGFPYLSGAGRLVLKDTMMLAGAWIIGVDAARGVLAERKEKAAIAVNGARVALR
- a CDS encoding pirin family protein, with amino-acid sequence MSESMAWEGGATGDHRLGRVIAGVPQSIGSGFTALHFSEDMFDGAMDPLLMVDHFVMMGPTFDPHFHAGISAVTVMFEDSVGTFLNRDTLGANLALEAGDVYWLAAASGAAHEEKPEEGARTHALQIFVNLPARLKQLPARAFHVRTNDVPVIESGQHRVRVLLGRVGDTKGNAETPEDMTMLDGSLPADGRYAYMLAEERQAWIYVVSGSMTIQCDAERRGLPAGTATTVAAGAAVEIVLESDDATHFVVMAGKPIREPFVKHGPMVMSTENEVRRTLARYESGKLGRLSPGR
- a CDS encoding carboxymuconolactone decarboxylase family protein, with the translated sequence MLDWLDYRKKLTKRIGELGALSPDTLKGYQTLSGAGAKADLLGPKVRELIALAVSVTTRCDGCITVHSAEALKHGATKEEIAEALGVAVALNAGATMVYSARVMDAVQAHGEK